A window of Lacibacter sediminis contains these coding sequences:
- a CDS encoding single-stranded DNA-binding protein, with amino-acid sequence MRGVNRVMLIGNLGKEPDVQVLEGNIAVAKFPLATTETFKDRTGKLVSQTEWHTVVLWRGLAELAQKYLHKGSLVYIEGRLKTRSWEDKEGVKKYATEVVGDNLIMLDKRADGTGKTDSPDQISGYHGDDLPPIGEPSADLPF; translated from the coding sequence ATGCGAGGAGTTAACCGTGTGATGCTTATCGGCAACCTTGGAAAAGAACCTGACGTACAGGTTTTAGAAGGTAACATTGCCGTTGCTAAATTTCCATTAGCTACAACTGAAACGTTTAAAGACCGCACCGGAAAACTGGTGAGCCAAACAGAATGGCACACGGTGGTGCTCTGGAGAGGGCTTGCAGAGTTAGCACAGAAATACCTGCACAAAGGAAGCCTTGTTTATATTGAAGGCCGTTTGAAAACACGTAGTTGGGAAGATAAAGAAGGCGTTAAGAAATATGCAACTGAAGTTGTAGGTGATAACCTCATCATGCTTGATAAAAGAGCTGATGGAACAGGAAAAACCGATTCGCCTGATCAGATAAGTGGTTATCATGGCGATGATCTGCCACCAATTGGAGAACCAAGTGCCGATCTTCCATTTTAG
- the mutY gene encoding A/G-specific adenine glycosylase, translating into MDRSNYFRQKLLLWHHSVNKRQLPWKGEKDVYRIWLSEIILQQTRAEQGWKYYERFVNQYPTVQKLAKAPLEEVYKLWEGLGYYNRCRNLHSTAQFIAFELKGKFPDTFETIIELKGVGPYTAAAIASFGFGLPHAVVDGNVFRVLSRFFGIDTPIDSTEGKKQFQQLANVCLDTSDPAAYNQAIMDFGATVCKPDLPDCRNCNLKTKCVAFEKGVVNELPFKEKKNKIRKRWFRFYIMELKGTFAVQKRTGKDVWGNLYEFPNEEYKTEKEWKLANTSSTETWFKSRKIKQSFTVLSTSKPIKQQLSHQLIYGNAVLVQIKGKQTILQDWEWKTATQLKQLPFPKLLNDFLNAGVLELFAARHTTVKQKT; encoded by the coding sequence ATGGACAGGTCAAACTATTTTCGACAAAAATTACTTCTCTGGCATCATTCGGTTAACAAAAGGCAACTTCCATGGAAGGGAGAAAAAGATGTTTACCGCATTTGGCTGAGCGAAATTATTCTGCAGCAGACCCGTGCCGAACAAGGCTGGAAATACTACGAACGCTTTGTAAATCAATACCCAACAGTTCAGAAACTGGCCAAAGCTCCATTGGAAGAAGTTTATAAATTATGGGAGGGACTGGGTTATTATAACCGCTGCCGCAACCTGCACAGCACAGCTCAGTTCATTGCTTTTGAGTTAAAAGGGAAGTTCCCGGATACATTCGAAACCATCATTGAATTAAAAGGCGTTGGTCCATATACCGCCGCAGCCATTGCATCATTTGGATTTGGATTACCACACGCTGTAGTTGATGGAAATGTGTTTCGGGTGCTCAGCCGTTTTTTTGGGATTGATACCCCAATTGACAGCACCGAAGGGAAAAAGCAGTTTCAACAACTGGCAAATGTATGTCTTGATACATCTGATCCTGCTGCCTACAACCAGGCGATCATGGATTTTGGAGCAACCGTTTGCAAACCTGATCTGCCCGATTGCCGCAATTGTAATCTGAAAACAAAATGTGTTGCATTTGAAAAAGGGGTTGTGAACGAATTGCCCTTTAAGGAAAAGAAGAATAAAATACGCAAGAGATGGTTCCGGTTTTACATTATGGAATTGAAAGGAACCTTTGCCGTACAAAAAAGAACAGGTAAGGATGTGTGGGGAAATCTGTATGAATTTCCGAATGAAGAATACAAAACGGAGAAAGAATGGAAGCTGGCAAATACTTCATCAACCGAAACTTGGTTCAAGAGTCGTAAGATCAAACAATCATTTACTGTTTTATCTACCAGTAAACCCATCAAGCAACAGTTAAGTCATCAACTCATTTATGGAAATGCGGTGCTTGTTCAAATAAAAGGAAAACAAACTATTCTGCAAGATTGGGAATGGAAAACTGCAACTCAATTAAAACAATTGCCTTTTCCAAAATTGTTAAATGATTTTTTAAACGCAGGTGTTCTTGAATTATTTGCAGCGAGGCATACAACAGTAAAGCAAAAAACGTAA
- a CDS encoding HU family DNA-binding protein: MRKADLVNQISEKTGIPKVDVLVTLETMFKEVKDSLSAGQNIYIRGFGSFITKKRAAKIGRNIKRNTAVHIPEHYIPAFKPAKEFVQEVKTSYKGGAPNDDAGDDDES, from the coding sequence ATGCGCAAAGCAGATCTTGTGAACCAAATCTCAGAAAAAACAGGCATTCCGAAGGTGGATGTTCTTGTTACTCTTGAAACAATGTTCAAAGAGGTAAAAGATTCTCTTTCTGCGGGTCAGAATATTTATATCCGTGGCTTTGGGAGTTTTATTACCAAGAAACGGGCAGCAAAAATTGGCCGCAATATCAAGCGTAACACTGCTGTTCATATTCCTGAACATTACATTCCTGCTTTTAAACCGGCAAAAGAATTTGTGCAGGAAGTAAAGACCAGCTACAAAGGTGGTGCGCCTAATGATGATGCTGGAGATGATGATGAAAGTTAA
- a CDS encoding tetratricopeptide repeat protein yields the protein MNRQQIIYVTAAITAVFLLYFFGRTVPKKVEDDHAGHDHAKTSAPATAANNQAVTLDFPTMLGLAKKRLNTQQLQKVTEWENSVVRGDVKNQQIQVYRKLSAFWMDTIGAFVPYAKYIAEAAKLENSEKNLTFAAHLFLRELQTVSEQPLQVWMAKEAKELFETALALNPSNDSTKVGLGSTYFFGGAGNEAPMRGIALIREVVEKDPQNAFAQYMMGVGSTISGQWPKAIERFEKVLALEPQNLEVILRLADAYKTSGDNANAKKKYELFLQTVRSLETQGKFRSSPEMMKQIEDQIKLL from the coding sequence GTGAACAGGCAACAAATTATTTATGTAACTGCTGCAATCACAGCAGTTTTTCTTTTGTATTTTTTCGGACGTACCGTTCCAAAAAAAGTGGAAGATGATCATGCAGGGCATGATCATGCTAAAACCTCTGCTCCGGCAACTGCCGCTAACAATCAGGCTGTTACTCTCGACTTCCCCACCATGCTTGGTCTTGCCAAGAAACGTTTGAATACCCAGCAGTTACAAAAGGTAACTGAATGGGAAAATTCAGTGGTAAGGGGGGATGTAAAAAATCAACAGATACAGGTTTACCGCAAGCTTTCTGCTTTTTGGATGGATACTATCGGTGCCTTTGTGCCTTATGCCAAATACATTGCAGAGGCTGCTAAGTTGGAAAATTCAGAGAAAAACCTCACCTTTGCTGCCCATTTGTTTTTAAGGGAGTTGCAAACAGTATCGGAACAGCCGTTACAGGTTTGGATGGCCAAAGAAGCAAAAGAGTTATTTGAAACAGCATTAGCATTAAATCCGTCGAACGATTCAACCAAAGTTGGCCTTGGCAGTACCTACTTTTTTGGAGGTGCCGGCAATGAAGCACCAATGCGTGGAATTGCATTGATACGGGAGGTAGTAGAAAAAGATCCTCAAAATGCTTTTGCTCAATACATGATGGGTGTTGGTTCAACCATCAGTGGTCAATGGCCAAAAGCTATTGAACGATTCGAAAAAGTGCTTGCACTTGAACCACAAAACCTCGAAGTGATTCTTCGTTTGGCAGATGCTTATAAAACCAGTGGTGATAATGCAAATGCCAAAAAGAAATACGAGTTGTTTTTACAGACAGTAAGATCGCTTGAAACACAGGGGAAATTCAGGAGCAGTCCTGAAATGATGAAACAGATAGAAGACCAGATTAAATTATTATAA
- a CDS encoding Rne/Rng family ribonuclease: protein MNKELIINSAPTGVEIALLEDKKLVELHQESHDASFTVGDLYLGKVKKLVPGMNAAFVDVGFEKDGFLHYTDLSPYVRSLLKFTTQSINDKGESISDFGKFQTEAEIIKTGKIGEVLNGKPNILVQILKEPIAAKGPRLSCEISLPGRFVVLTPFNDIVAVSRKIHSSDERKRLQKIVESIRTKNFGVIVRTAAEGKNTAELHEDLNNLITMWQQIQKNLKNAVAPSKILGETDKTTSILRDLLSADFNRIVVNDKNIYNDARTYIQKVAPDKTEIVTFYQNGSPIFDNFGVTKQVKGSFGKTVNLASGAYLIIEHTEALHVIDVNSGYKSVSANQEENALQTNMEAAEEIARQLRLRDIGGIIVVDFIDMKLPDNKRRLAEAMEEFMRADRAKHAILPISKFGLMQITRQRMKPEVNINTQEVCPSCNGTGKVSATLVLEDEIEKNISYLVMQKHKELMIAVHPIMEAYLRKGFPSKRMKWSWKYKQKIKVRANTSYHLTEYHFFDSHDEEIRL, encoded by the coding sequence GTGAATAAGGAACTGATCATTAATTCTGCTCCAACCGGAGTGGAAATAGCATTGTTAGAAGACAAGAAGCTGGTAGAGCTGCATCAGGAAAGTCATGATGCCAGTTTTACCGTTGGCGATTTATACCTTGGTAAAGTAAAAAAACTTGTGCCTGGTATGAATGCTGCATTTGTGGACGTTGGTTTTGAGAAAGATGGCTTTCTTCATTACACCGACCTGAGTCCCTATGTACGCTCTCTCCTCAAGTTTACCACACAATCTATCAACGATAAAGGCGAAAGCATTAGTGATTTTGGCAAGTTTCAAACTGAAGCCGAGATCATTAAAACAGGAAAAATTGGTGAAGTGCTGAATGGCAAACCCAATATCCTTGTGCAGATCCTCAAAGAACCCATTGCAGCAAAAGGCCCACGCCTCAGTTGTGAGATTTCGTTGCCGGGTCGTTTTGTTGTACTTACTCCGTTCAATGATATTGTAGCTGTTTCACGCAAAATCCATTCAAGTGATGAGCGTAAGCGTTTACAAAAGATCGTTGAATCAATACGCACCAAAAACTTTGGTGTTATTGTTCGTACAGCTGCTGAAGGAAAGAATACTGCTGAACTGCATGAAGATCTGAACAACCTCATTACTATGTGGCAGCAGATCCAAAAGAATCTGAAAAATGCAGTTGCTCCGTCAAAAATTTTAGGTGAAACTGATAAAACAACCAGCATCCTCCGTGATCTGTTGAGCGCTGATTTCAACCGAATTGTTGTAAATGATAAAAACATTTACAACGATGCACGCACTTATATTCAAAAAGTAGCACCCGATAAAACAGAGATTGTAACCTTCTACCAGAATGGCTCTCCCATCTTCGATAATTTTGGTGTTACCAAACAGGTAAAAGGATCATTTGGAAAAACGGTGAACCTTGCCAGCGGTGCATATCTCATTATCGAACATACAGAAGCACTCCATGTAATTGATGTAAACAGTGGCTATAAAAGTGTAAGTGCAAACCAGGAAGAGAATGCATTGCAAACGAACATGGAAGCCGCTGAAGAAATTGCACGTCAATTGCGTTTACGTGATATTGGCGGCATTATCGTAGTTGATTTCATTGATATGAAACTGCCCGACAATAAACGTCGTTTGGCAGAAGCAATGGAAGAATTCATGCGTGCCGACAGAGCCAAGCATGCGATTCTTCCTATTTCTAAATTTGGCTTGATGCAGATCACCCGCCAGCGGATGAAACCTGAAGTGAACATTAACACACAGGAAGTTTGTCCGAGCTGTAATGGTACCGGTAAAGTTTCTGCAACATTAGTGCTTGAGGATGAAATTGAAAAGAACATCAGCTATCTCGTTATGCAAAAGCATAAGGAGTTGATGATTGCAGTGCATCCGATCATGGAAGCATATCTACGTAAAGGTTTCCCGTCGAAGCGCATGAAGTGGAGCTGGAAATACAAACAGAAAATTAAGGTGAGAGCGAATACTTCTTATCACCTTACAGAATATCATTTCTTCGATAGCCACGACGAAGAAATAAGACTCTAA
- a CDS encoding RidA family protein: MMEKKIIQTDQAPAPIGPYNQAVAAGGFLFISGQICIKPDTGEMKNEDIQAETHQVMHNLKAVLQEAGMDFSNVVKTTIFLSDMALFSEVNEIYGKYFDGDFPARETVAVKGLPKNVNVEISMIAAG, encoded by the coding sequence ATGATGGAAAAGAAAATTATACAAACCGATCAGGCACCTGCACCAATCGGTCCTTACAACCAGGCAGTAGCGGCAGGAGGTTTTTTATTTATCTCAGGACAGATATGCATTAAGCCGGATACCGGCGAAATGAAAAATGAAGATATCCAGGCAGAAACACACCAGGTGATGCATAATCTGAAAGCTGTTTTACAGGAAGCAGGGATGGACTTCAGCAATGTAGTAAAGACAACGATCTTTCTCAGCGATATGGCTTTGTTCAGTGAAGTGAACGAAATTTATGGCAAGTACTTCGATGGTGATTTTCCTGCAAGGGAAACAGTGGCTGTAAAAGGATTGCCGAAGAATGTAAATGTAGAGATCAGTATGATCGCTGCAGGATAA
- a CDS encoding 3-hydroxyacyl-CoA dehydrogenase family protein: MRLVLISSQPVTDLFGKEFPFAGIDCITRRELLSEDLNTSNCIIDLTVEDNPGAIDQYRTTTIPILIGSVIFSLKELAMDAKLPIARFNHWPTFINRNCIEFAVADSHIEKFQQLFQTLAISSVRTADEPGFASARTVSMIVNEAFLAREEAVSTEEEIDTAMKSGTSYPMGPFEWGTKIGMDRITRLLQKLAEKENRYQPASSLTKTFQN; encoded by the coding sequence ATGCGTTTGGTTCTCATTAGCTCTCAACCTGTAACAGATTTATTCGGAAAGGAATTCCCTTTTGCAGGTATTGACTGTATTACCAGAAGAGAATTATTATCCGAAGATCTGAATACATCGAATTGTATTATTGATCTGACAGTTGAAGATAATCCCGGAGCGATCGATCAATATAGAACTACCACAATACCCATCCTCATCGGTTCAGTAATATTTTCGTTAAAAGAATTAGCGATGGATGCAAAATTGCCAATCGCCCGCTTTAATCATTGGCCAACTTTCATCAACAGAAATTGTATTGAATTTGCGGTTGCAGATAGTCATATTGAGAAATTTCAGCAGCTATTTCAAACACTTGCTATCTCTTCTGTAAGAACGGCAGATGAACCCGGTTTTGCAAGTGCAAGAACAGTAAGCATGATCGTGAATGAAGCCTTTCTTGCCCGTGAAGAGGCCGTTTCAACTGAAGAAGAAATTGATACAGCGATGAAGTCGGGTACCAGCTATCCAATGGGTCCTTTCGAATGGGGTACCAAAATCGGAATGGATCGCATCACCCGTCTTTTACAAAAACTGGCAGAAAAAGAGAACCGATATCAGCCTGCATCTTCTCTCACCAAAACCTTTCAAAACTGA
- the tsaB gene encoding tRNA (adenosine(37)-N6)-threonylcarbamoyltransferase complex dimerization subunit type 1 TsaB — MALLLCFDTSTTHASVALAKDGVLIGVKTNQNQRDHASFLQPAIHALLHESNKTLKDLAAIAVTSGPGSYTGLRVGFASAKGLAYALDIPLISIETTYVMSAAALSILKNDETALLCPMIDARRMEVFTALYSANLELISPISALVLTPESFARQFDNSRIFFFGDGAPKWQTICLHPNAFFIDVNWNAADMVGLADKLFEQKSFSSLAYSVPVYGKEFHSTQI, encoded by the coding sequence ATGGCGTTGTTGCTTTGTTTTGATACGTCTACTACGCATGCATCGGTTGCTTTGGCAAAAGATGGTGTTTTGATCGGCGTAAAAACCAATCAAAATCAAAGAGATCATGCTTCATTTCTGCAGCCTGCCATTCATGCATTACTGCATGAAAGCAATAAAACACTGAAAGATCTTGCTGCTATTGCTGTAACATCCGGCCCGGGATCTTACACCGGTCTGAGGGTAGGTTTTGCTTCCGCAAAAGGCCTGGCATATGCTTTAGATATTCCGCTGATCAGTATTGAAACCACATACGTTATGAGTGCAGCAGCATTATCAATACTCAAAAATGACGAAACGGCTTTGCTTTGCCCTATGATCGATGCCCGACGGATGGAAGTATTCACCGCTCTTTATTCAGCCAACCTGGAGCTGATTTCCCCTATTTCAGCCTTAGTTCTCACACCTGAATCGTTTGCCCGTCAGTTTGATAACTCCCGTATTTTCTTTTTTGGCGACGGTGCACCTAAATGGCAGACAATCTGCCTCCACCCAAATGCCTTTTTTATAGATGTTAACTGGAATGCTGCAGATATGGTGGGATTGGCTGATAAACTTTTTGAACAAAAAAGCTTCAGTTCACTCGCTTATTCTGTTCCTGTGTATGGTAAAGAGTTCCATTCCACGCAGATATAA
- a CDS encoding ArsR/SmtB family transcription factor: MATTKKKESNVPIPLDYHAVKKASLILRSVNHKLRQQIIQLINENGQMTVTEIYVKLRLEQSVASQHLAILRRSNIVKTTREGKFIWYTVNHERLQEVNDFVTQLLA, encoded by the coding sequence ATGGCAACGACTAAGAAAAAAGAGAGCAATGTTCCTATTCCTCTGGATTATCATGCTGTGAAGAAGGCTTCACTTATTCTACGTTCTGTAAACCACAAGCTAAGACAGCAAATTATTCAACTCATCAATGAAAATGGTCAAATGACCGTAACTGAGATCTATGTAAAGCTCCGGCTTGAACAATCAGTTGCGTCACAGCATTTAGCCATTTTACGACGCAGCAACATTGTAAAAACCACCAGGGAAGGCAAATTCATCTGGTACACGGTAAATCATGAAAGACTGCAGGAGGTAAATGATTTTGTAACACAACTCCTCGCCTGA
- a CDS encoding MBL fold metallo-hydrolase, whose amino-acid sequence MYVQQLYTNCLSEAAYYIESNGDCAIIDPLRDVEVYLNLAKERNAKIKYIFETHFHADFVSGHLDLSQQSNAPIVYGPETETSFPVHVAKDGEQFKVGDLTIEVLHTPGHTLESSCYLLKDETGKDHSVFTGDTLFVGDVGRPDLAQGGDLSMSELAGKLYDSLQHKIMPLADDVIVYPAHGPGSSCGKSMGPETSSTIGEQKQTNYALQQSTKEEFIKAVTDGLDAPPKYFPVNARINKEGYGSLDALLKKGLTAFDVASFKHKANEPKTLILDTRNADTFTMGFVPGSISIGLEGRFAEWAGALLPFDETILLVSDEGKEEETIVRLARVGFDKVGGYLKGGFEAWANAGEQVDIIIDVEADELAMDLPFDDNLVVVDVRKETEYADGHVKDAVNLPLGEITDPGLIANIEERDNLYVHCQSGYRSVIASSILKRQGFHNLRNVVGGFNKIKEQKIKIEKEKSVLN is encoded by the coding sequence ATGTACGTACAACAGCTGTATACAAACTGTTTGAGTGAAGCGGCCTATTATATTGAAAGTAATGGCGACTGTGCCATTATTGATCCATTACGGGATGTTGAAGTTTATCTTAACCTGGCGAAGGAGAGAAATGCCAAGATCAAATATATTTTTGAAACGCATTTTCATGCAGATTTTGTGAGTGGTCATCTTGATCTTTCACAGCAATCAAATGCACCGATCGTTTACGGGCCAGAAACGGAAACATCGTTCCCTGTTCATGTAGCAAAAGATGGCGAACAATTCAAGGTTGGAGACTTAACCATTGAAGTGTTGCATACCCCCGGTCATACACTTGAAAGCTCTTGTTACTTATTGAAAGATGAAACAGGAAAAGATCATTCTGTGTTTACAGGCGATACTTTGTTTGTGGGTGATGTTGGCCGCCCTGATCTGGCACAAGGTGGCGATCTTTCCATGAGTGAGTTGGCTGGAAAATTGTATGATTCATTACAGCATAAGATCATGCCGTTGGCAGATGATGTAATTGTTTATCCTGCACATGGACCCGGCAGTTCCTGTGGTAAAAGTATGGGACCTGAAACCTCCAGCACAATTGGTGAACAGAAGCAAACGAATTATGCTTTGCAACAATCAACCAAAGAAGAATTCATTAAAGCTGTAACAGATGGGCTTGATGCACCACCAAAATATTTTCCAGTAAATGCACGCATCAATAAAGAAGGTTACGGATCACTGGATGCGCTGCTAAAGAAAGGTCTTACTGCATTTGATGTTGCTTCTTTCAAACACAAAGCAAACGAACCAAAGACACTCATACTCGATACCCGTAATGCAGATACATTTACTATGGGCTTTGTTCCCGGTTCAATCAGTATTGGGCTTGAAGGACGTTTTGCTGAATGGGCCGGTGCATTATTACCTTTTGATGAAACTATTTTGTTGGTGAGTGATGAAGGAAAAGAAGAAGAAACCATTGTACGATTGGCAAGAGTTGGTTTTGATAAAGTTGGCGGCTATCTGAAAGGTGGTTTTGAAGCATGGGCCAATGCCGGAGAACAGGTTGATATTATCATTGATGTGGAAGCAGATGAATTGGCAATGGATCTTCCATTTGATGATAACCTTGTTGTGGTTGATGTACGCAAAGAAACTGAATATGCCGATGGCCATGTGAAAGATGCAGTCAATCTTCCATTGGGTGAAATAACTGATCCCGGTTTAATTGCAAATATTGAAGAGCGAGACAACCTGTATGTGCATTGCCAAAGTGGTTACAGAAGTGTAATCGCTTCATCCATTCTCAAACGACAGGGCTTTCACAATCTGCGTAATGTGGTGGGCGGATTCAATAAAATAAAAGAACAGAAGATCAAAATAGAGAAAGAGAAAAGTGTTTTGAACTAA
- a CDS encoding response regulator transcription factor, translating to MKQAEKIKVALADDHILLRKGLAGVVDSFGDYAVLFEADNGQHFTQQIKKHGEPDIVLMDINMPEMDGYATAQWLKQHYPLVNVIALSMYDNENAIIRMFKAGAKGYILKDSEPPELKKALDSVHKKGYYYSELVTGRLIHSINKMDDDKSEIKALNELNDREIEFLKHACTEMTYKEIAEKMHLSPRTIDGYRDTLFEKLEIKTRVGLVMYAIKNGIVTI from the coding sequence ATGAAGCAGGCAGAAAAAATTAAAGTAGCATTGGCCGATGATCACATCTTGCTGCGAAAAGGTCTTGCAGGAGTGGTAGATAGTTTTGGTGATTATGCAGTTTTATTTGAAGCCGATAATGGCCAGCATTTTACACAACAGATAAAAAAACATGGTGAGCCGGATATTGTATTGATGGATATCAACATGCCGGAAATGGATGGATATGCTACAGCACAATGGTTAAAACAACATTATCCGTTGGTGAATGTGATCGCTTTATCGATGTACGATAACGAAAATGCGATTATCAGAATGTTCAAAGCGGGAGCAAAAGGATATATTCTCAAAGACAGCGAGCCGCCGGAATTAAAAAAAGCATTGGACTCTGTTCATAAAAAAGGGTATTACTATTCTGAGTTGGTAACGGGGCGTTTGATTCATTCCATCAACAAAATGGATGATGATAAAAGCGAAATAAAAGCGCTTAATGAATTAAACGATCGTGAAATTGAATTTCTGAAGCATGCATGCACAGAAATGACGTATAAAGAAATTGCTGAAAAAATGCACCTCAGCCCAAGAACAATTGATGGTTATCGTGACACACTGTTTGAAAAACTTGAAATTAAAACAAGAGTGGGCTTGGTGATGTATGCAATAAAAAATGGTATTGTAACGATATAA
- a CDS encoding sensor histidine kinase, which yields MDSETSQLLIYFTIAILLLGFFLIVFVIIYRLRMNNYLKEKEQTKLLYEQTLLQTQLEIQEQTLKNISQEIHDNVGQVLTLAKLNLATTAVDDSGAMEKIKTSQQLIGKAIQDLRDLSRSLNTDYVEEMGLLRSIEYELELLKKTGSIQTSFNISGETEKLDKQKELILFRIVQEAMHNVIRHADAGKINATVVFNNHIMEICIEDNGKGFDLKPITASGNKSFGLGIRNMHERATLIGARFSINSEPGAGTKLYLQVPLNETIDEAGRKN from the coding sequence ATGGATTCAGAAACATCACAACTACTGATTTACTTTACAATAGCAATTTTGTTATTGGGATTTTTTTTGATCGTCTTTGTCATCATTTATCGCTTACGTATGAATAACTACCTGAAAGAAAAGGAGCAAACAAAGCTTCTTTATGAACAAACACTTCTGCAAACCCAACTTGAGATACAGGAACAAACACTCAAGAATATCTCGCAGGAAATTCATGACAATGTTGGGCAGGTATTAACGCTTGCAAAACTGAATCTTGCTACTACTGCTGTTGATGACTCGGGTGCAATGGAAAAAATAAAAACAAGTCAGCAACTCATCGGTAAAGCTATCCAGGATCTTCGAGATCTAAGCCGCAGTTTAAATACTGATTATGTAGAGGAAATGGGACTTCTCCGTTCCATTGAGTATGAACTCGAGTTACTTAAGAAAACAGGTAGTATTCAAACAAGCTTCAATATTTCAGGCGAAACCGAAAAACTTGATAAACAAAAGGAACTCATTTTGTTCCGTATTGTGCAGGAAGCAATGCATAATGTAATACGCCATGCGGATGCAGGGAAAATCAATGCAACAGTTGTATTTAATAATCATATAATGGAAATTTGTATTGAGGATAATGGCAAAGGGTTTGATCTGAAACCAATTACTGCTTCCGGAAACAAGTCATTTGGTCTTGGCATCAGGAATATGCATGAACGGGCTACATTAATTGGCGCACGGTTTTCTATAAACAGTGAACCGGGAGCAGGAACAAAACTTTACCTTCAGGTACCATTAAACGAAACGATTGATGAAGCAGGCAGAAAAAATTAA
- a CDS encoding lysophospholipid acyltransferase family protein: MYYIVYGFLRLLSFLPLAVLYLLSDLAYVIIFYVLGYRKEVVMNNLLTAFPEKTEEERKKIMKEFYHNFCDTFLEMIKMFSWNTEDIKKRFVCNIEVMNDFVGKEQNVLIVSGHYFNWEMTNLGLGALSKMPFVVVYMPIRNKAFEKIVYDMRRKTGVILVPATDFQNKVREHTKKQHALTLVGDQNPGNPAKAYWTNFFTKPAPFPRGPEKGARRGNTVVIYADFYKVKRGYYKCDFELLTSTPNEYKDGELTRLIVDKIENSIRQRPANYLWSHRRWKHEWKEEYRKMWVGK; the protein is encoded by the coding sequence ATGTATTATATCGTTTACGGTTTCCTGCGTTTACTTTCATTTCTTCCATTGGCAGTACTTTACCTGCTTTCTGATCTAGCTTACGTTATAATTTTCTATGTACTTGGCTATCGTAAAGAAGTAGTGATGAATAATCTCTTAACTGCCTTTCCTGAAAAAACAGAAGAAGAGCGAAAGAAGATCATGAAAGAATTTTATCATAATTTTTGTGATACGTTTCTTGAAATGATAAAGATGTTTTCCTGGAATACAGAAGATATTAAAAAAAGATTTGTCTGCAATATTGAAGTGATGAATGATTTTGTTGGTAAAGAACAGAATGTGCTGATCGTTTCAGGCCATTACTTTAATTGGGAAATGACCAATCTTGGCTTAGGGGCACTTTCAAAAATGCCATTCGTAGTAGTGTATATGCCTATACGTAATAAGGCGTTTGAAAAAATTGTGTACGACATGAGGAGAAAGACAGGTGTTATTTTGGTGCCGGCTACAGATTTTCAAAACAAGGTGCGTGAGCATACAAAAAAACAACATGCATTGACGCTTGTGGGAGATCAAAACCCCGGAAACCCTGCAAAGGCATATTGGACAAATTTCTTTACAAAACCAGCTCCGTTTCCCAGAGGACCGGAAAAAGGAGCACGAAGAGGTAACACTGTTGTTATTTATGCTGATTTTTATAAAGTGAAGCGTGGTTATTATAAATGCGATTTTGAATTGCTGACTTCCACTCCAAATGAATATAAGGATGGTGAACTCACCCGTTTAATTGTTGATAAAATTGAGAACTCTATTCGGCAGCGCCCTGCTAATTATTTATGGAGCCACAGAAGGTGGAAACATGAATGGAAAGAAGAATATAGAAAGATGTGGGTCGGTAAATAA